AACGCCAACCTCGCCGGCGACCAAGCCCGGCAAGATCGGCATTGCCGGCCAGTTGACCTTCTACGACGCCGAGGCGGCCGTCAAAGTGGCAAGCGTTGAGCCGGGCAGCCCGGCCGACCGCGCGGGGGTGCGGGCGGGCATGATCCTGCTCAGCGCCGACGGCGCGCCCCTGCTCCACCCCAACGACCTCGCCGCGGCGGTCGGGAAGGCCCGCGGCGTCGTCTCGCTCCGCGTTGTCGACCCGGACGCGCGGCGGGAACAGACCATCCGAGTCCAACTCTAACGCTACGAAGGCGCTGATACATGAGAACCGAAGGACGTCGCGAGAGCACCAACGTCGAGGACCGGCGGAGGATGTCCCCCAAGGCGGTAGGCATCGGCGGCGGCCTGATCGGCCTGCTGATTGTCCTCGCCATCACGCTGCTTGGCGGCAACCCTCAGCAGGCGGCCAAGGTGATGGAGCAGTTGGACGTCGGGCAGCCCCAGCAGCAGGCGGCCGATGTGCAGCTCAGCCCTGAGGAAGAGGAGGCCGCCCGCTTCGTCCGCGTGGTGCTGGCCGACACCGAGGACGTGTGGACCGCGCTGTTCCGGGAGCAGGGCGCCGAGTACACCAAGCCGACGCTGGTGCTGTTCACCGGCCAGGTGCAGTCGGCGTGCGGGTTCGCCAGCGCGGCCACCGGCCCGTTCTACTGCCCGCTCGACCGGAACGTCTACCTCGACCTCTCATTCTTCGAAGAGATGAAGCGTAAGTTCAACGCCCCGGGCGACTTCGCCCAGGCGTACGTGGTGGCGCACGAGATCGGCCACCACGTCCAGAACTTGCTGGGCATCTCCGAGCAGGTGCAGGCGCAGCGGCGGCGGTTGTCGGAGGTCGAGTACAACCGCCTGTCGGTGCGGCTCGAACTGCAGGCGGACTACCTGGCCGGCGTGTGGGCGCACCACGCCCAGGAAAAATGGCAGGTGCTCGAGCCGGGCGACATCCGCGAGGCGATCGACGCGGCCACCGCGATCGGGGACGACCGCCTGCAGCGGCAGGCGCAGGGGTATGTCGTCCCCGAGTCGTTCACGCACGGCACCTCCGAGCAGCGCGTCCGCTGGTTCTACAAGGGCCTGCAGAGCGGCGACATGCTCGGCGGGAACACGTTTGAGGCAGAGCAGCTGTAGCCCGCGGGCGCCGACGTTCCGCTACCAGGGCTTCAGCTTCCAGCCCAGCACGAAGCCAACGCCCAGGCACCACGCCGCGGCGACCTCGGGCTTCTGCCGCGCGTACTCGCGGAGGTAGTCGACCAGGTCGGGGACCGGCTGCAGGTCACAGGTCGAGGCTGGGCACGCGGCCGGCTGCTTGGGGGTGGCGTCGTTGGCGGTGTGGTTGCCGGGCATGGCGGACCCTGTGGCAGATGGACGGGGTTAACGGGGGGAGTTCGGGGGCGGCGCGTCGTCACGTGCGTCGGCCAGCCCACGCTTCACACTCTCAAGGTTCTGGGCCAGCTCGTCCAGGGTGCGTGACAGCATGGACAAACCTCGCCCCGCGGCGCGGCGGGCGGCGAGCAGCAGCAACGTGGCGGCGACCGCGGCCGCGCCGCCGGCGGCGGCCAGGCTGACTGGCCGGGACAGGCCGAAGCCTTCTTCGATCCAGGCCGCGGCTGCCAGCAGCAGCACGGGCGCGGCGGCGATCAGCAGGCACACGGCGACCGCGACCATCACGATCGCGGCGTAGCTCGCCTTGGTCGCCGCCGCCGCGTCGGCGCGCAGCAGCATCAGCTGCAGCTCGCCCATCTCGAGCAGCGTCTGCGCCAGCCGCGGCTTCGAGCCGCCGGTGTCGTCGTTGCTGTCTTGGTGATTCACTTCTTCTGCTTCACCAGCCAACCGATAGCGGCGCCAATCACAACCCCGGCGCCGATCGCCACCAGCGGTTGGCGGCCAATCCATT
This genomic interval from Posidoniimonas corsicana contains the following:
- a CDS encoding phage holin family protein; translation: MNHQDSNDDTGGSKPRLAQTLLEMGELQLMLLRADAAAATKASYAAIVMVAVAVCLLIAAAPVLLLAAAAWIEEGFGLSRPVSLAAAGGAAAVAATLLLLAARRAAGRGLSMLSRTLDELAQNLESVKRGLADARDDAPPPNSPR
- the ypfJ gene encoding KPN_02809 family neutral zinc metallopeptidase, with the translated sequence MRTEGRRESTNVEDRRRMSPKAVGIGGGLIGLLIVLAITLLGGNPQQAAKVMEQLDVGQPQQQAADVQLSPEEEEAARFVRVVLADTEDVWTALFREQGAEYTKPTLVLFTGQVQSACGFASAATGPFYCPLDRNVYLDLSFFEEMKRKFNAPGDFAQAYVVAHEIGHHVQNLLGISEQVQAQRRRLSEVEYNRLSVRLELQADYLAGVWAHHAQEKWQVLEPGDIREAIDAATAIGDDRLQRQAQGYVVPESFTHGTSEQRVRWFYKGLQSGDMLGGNTFEAEQL